The following coding sequences are from one Hymenobacter sp. DG25A window:
- a CDS encoding DUF2652 domain-containing protein, translated as MGLLDDIRAARRTVGSRVAVPEPQPALLFIPDISGFTQFIENSGSPLAPWLIADLLEVLIEGNMLDMQVSEIQGDAILFYRLGRPPAIAEVVAQCRRMFLDFQNYLRLVERDAGSALGAALLANELTLKIIVHYGQVHVAQIRQYTKLMGRDVIVVHRLLKNDIMGGEYALLSDGYLNTQPPAAIRGSFSWTRLLHGLTTYDVLGAISYRYAHLTPLRLLVDRHGQARPAGTQANAVVVRRVLPVPAGYALRIVSNLRLRCRWLQGAHSVEYDRTKANRLGTNYRIGLNRGEINVQAVQRFEQGERLEYVEKISHFRIFPNSLLFFFLEEVSDQACLLTLEFRYGHIAGASALIRFGQLRRLQRFLGASIRQLEVICNQMRERQRAKETPPEK; from the coding sequence ATGGGCTTACTTGATGATATACGTGCCGCGCGGCGCACCGTGGGCAGCCGGGTGGCCGTGCCGGAGCCACAGCCCGCGTTGCTTTTCATCCCCGATATCAGCGGCTTTACCCAGTTTATTGAAAACTCAGGCAGCCCCCTGGCGCCCTGGCTGATTGCCGATTTGCTGGAAGTACTCATTGAAGGCAATATGCTGGATATGCAGGTGAGTGAGATTCAGGGCGATGCTATTCTGTTTTACCGGCTGGGCCGGCCCCCGGCCATTGCGGAGGTAGTGGCGCAATGCCGCCGCATGTTCCTTGATTTTCAGAACTACCTGCGGTTGGTAGAGCGGGATGCCGGCTCAGCCCTAGGCGCGGCCCTGCTGGCCAACGAGCTGACGCTGAAAATCATTGTGCATTATGGGCAGGTGCACGTGGCCCAGATCCGGCAGTACACCAAGCTCATGGGCCGCGACGTAATTGTGGTGCACCGGCTGCTTAAAAACGACATTATGGGTGGGGAGTACGCCCTGCTCTCCGATGGCTACCTGAATACGCAGCCGCCGGCGGCTATTCGGGGCAGCTTTTCCTGGACGCGCCTGCTTCACGGCTTAACTACTTACGATGTGCTGGGGGCTATTTCCTACCGCTACGCCCACCTCACACCCCTGCGCCTGCTGGTAGACCGGCACGGCCAGGCCCGTCCGGCTGGCACCCAGGCCAACGCCGTGGTGGTGCGCCGCGTGCTGCCGGTGCCCGCAGGCTATGCGCTGCGGATAGTGAGCAACCTGCGGCTGCGCTGCCGCTGGCTGCAGGGCGCGCACTCCGTGGAGTATGACCGAACCAAGGCCAACCGCCTGGGCACCAACTACCGTATTGGCCTGAACCGTGGCGAGATAAACGTGCAGGCCGTGCAGCGCTTTGAGCAGGGCGAGCGGCTGGAATACGTAGAGAAGATTTCCCACTTCCGCATATTCCCCAACTCGCTGCTGTTCTTTTTTCTGGAGGAGGTTTCTGACCAGGCCTGCCTGCTCACCTTGGAGTTTCGCTACGGCCATATTGCGGGGGCTTCTGCGCTTATCCGGTTTGGGCAGCTGCGGCGGCTGCAGCGCTTTCTGGGGGCCTCCATCCGGCAGCTGGAAGTTATCTGCAACCAGATGCGGGAGCGGCAACGGGCGAAAGAGACTCCCCCGGAAAAATAA
- a CDS encoding sensor histidine kinase — MTLRAKFLLFAIIIHGVLVALAWQVLRQNTVLFISAELLLLVSVVLTVHLYRGFVRPFQLIAAGTEAIKAKDFSTKFMPVNQREMDQLIEVYNHMIDELRQERITQHEKSFLLEHLIQASPAGILLLNFDGRIESVNPAAARMLQLPAPALVGQLPAALPGDWGPALSSLQPGHPQVVQLSGVQTYRAHTSHFLDRGFTRYFILLEELTQDLIRQEKQAYEKLIRMMSHEVNNSIGAVNSILQSFHYYAPQLADEDRADFTEALEVSVNRSTHLANFIANFANLVRLPPPTLRPVDVHELLKSTCRLLQVQSENRNIRWHWELTPGPLFVALDGQQLEQALLNIGKNALEAIGEDGNIWVRTTASPPTVVLENDGPGIPPEVQRRLFTPFYSTKRDGQGIGLTLIRDILLQHHFPFSLKTQPNGRTAFSIELTATE; from the coding sequence ATGACGCTGCGCGCTAAGTTTCTGCTCTTTGCCATTATTATTCACGGGGTGCTGGTGGCCTTGGCCTGGCAGGTACTGCGCCAGAATACCGTGCTGTTCATCAGTGCCGAGCTGCTGCTGCTGGTATCGGTGGTACTGACGGTGCATTTGTACCGGGGCTTTGTGCGCCCGTTTCAACTGATTGCGGCTGGCACGGAGGCCATTAAAGCCAAGGACTTCTCCACCAAGTTCATGCCCGTGAATCAGCGGGAGATGGACCAGCTGATTGAAGTTTACAACCACATGATTGACGAGCTGCGCCAGGAGCGCATCACCCAGCACGAGAAAAGCTTCCTGCTGGAGCACCTCATTCAGGCCTCTCCGGCGGGTATTCTCTTGCTGAATTTCGATGGCCGCATTGAGTCCGTGAACCCGGCCGCCGCGCGCATGCTGCAGCTGCCCGCCCCCGCGCTGGTGGGCCAGCTGCCGGCCGCCCTGCCCGGCGACTGGGGCCCGGCCCTGAGCAGCCTGCAGCCCGGCCACCCGCAGGTGGTGCAGCTCTCGGGCGTGCAAACCTACCGCGCGCACACCTCGCACTTCCTGGACCGGGGCTTCACGCGCTACTTTATTCTGCTGGAGGAGCTCACGCAGGACCTCATCCGGCAGGAAAAGCAGGCGTATGAAAAGCTGATCCGGATGATGTCGCACGAGGTGAACAACTCCATCGGGGCCGTAAACTCCATCCTGCAGTCCTTCCACTACTACGCCCCGCAGCTGGCCGACGAAGACCGCGCCGACTTTACGGAGGCGCTGGAAGTTTCCGTGAACCGCAGCACGCACCTAGCTAACTTCATTGCCAACTTTGCCAACCTGGTGCGCCTGCCGCCGCCCACCCTGCGCCCCGTGGATGTGCACGAGCTGCTGAAATCTACCTGCCGTCTGCTGCAGGTACAAAGCGAAAACCGCAACATCCGCTGGCATTGGGAGCTAACGCCGGGGCCGCTGTTTGTGGCGCTGGATGGCCAGCAGCTGGAGCAGGCCCTGCTCAACATCGGTAAAAATGCCCTGGAGGCCATTGGGGAAGATGGCAATATCTGGGTGCGCACCACGGCTTCGCCGCCCACGGTGGTGCTGGAAAACGACGGGCCCGGCATTCCGCCCGAGGTGCAGCGCCGCCTGTTCACGCCCTTCTACAGCACCAAGCGCGACGGGCAGGGCATTGGCCTTACCCTCATCCGCGACATTCTGCTGCAGCACCATTTTCCTTTCAGCCTGAAAACTCAGCCCAATGGCCGCACTGCTTTCAGTATAGAGCTGACGGCCACGGAATAA
- a CDS encoding response regulator, with protein MIRVILTDDHTLLRNGIRSLLGKVPEVEVVGEAGNGQELLDMLEHTPADVILLDVAMPVLDGLSTLPLLLSRFPQVKVLALSMLDHEQSVSSMLAAGALGYSLKTADAAELAYAIRTVAAGQPFLSTAIGMDALERLQQISPLSRKENTPELSARELEVLILMGDGLTTNEIAEQLYTSKRTIDSHRQNILDKLQVKNTAALIKYAVRHGIIA; from the coding sequence ATGATTCGTGTTATACTTACTGATGATCATACTCTCCTCCGCAATGGCATTCGGTCATTGCTGGGAAAGGTGCCAGAAGTAGAGGTGGTAGGGGAAGCTGGCAATGGCCAGGAACTATTGGATATGCTGGAGCACACCCCAGCCGATGTGATTTTGCTGGATGTGGCCATGCCCGTGCTGGATGGGCTTTCTACGCTCCCACTTTTGCTGAGCCGATTCCCCCAGGTGAAAGTACTGGCCCTGTCTATGCTGGACCACGAGCAGTCGGTGAGTAGCATGCTGGCCGCGGGGGCTTTAGGCTACAGCCTGAAAACCGCCGATGCCGCCGAGCTGGCCTACGCTATCCGTACGGTAGCGGCCGGGCAGCCGTTTCTGAGCACGGCCATTGGCATGGATGCCTTGGAGCGGCTGCAGCAAATCTCGCCCCTCTCCCGCAAGGAAAATACGCCGGAGCTCTCGGCCCGGGAGTTGGAAGTCCTCATTTTGATGGGGGATGGCCTCACCACCAACGAAATTGCCGAACAGCTCTACACCAGCAAGCGCACCATCGATTCGCACCGGCAAAACATTCTGGATAAGCTGCAGGTAAAGAACACAGCGGCCCTCATTAAGTATGCGGTGCGCCATGGCATTATTGCCTAG
- a CDS encoding DUF1345 domain-containing protein gives MRQSVLSTYLMHHIGALPSLVRVGLAGALAVVTFLLVQHQPHLTTRLLAAWNAFAFTCLVLIWSAVFTAEPDHIRKVAVSEDPGRTVLFIFVLVGILASLVAVVALLRAMRNLPPELLQTNVGLSILAVAFAWLLLHTLFTLHYAHLYYAPTDVEEEGGLQFPGNTPDPNYLDFAYFSFTIGMTAQTSDIGVSSQHIRRLVLVHGLLSFIFNTALVAMTISGLASTL, from the coding sequence ATGAGGCAATCCGTACTAAGCACTTACTTGATGCACCACATCGGGGCACTGCCCTCGCTGGTGCGGGTCGGGCTGGCGGGTGCGCTGGCAGTGGTTACCTTTCTGCTGGTGCAGCATCAGCCGCATCTTACTACGCGCCTGCTGGCCGCCTGGAATGCTTTTGCCTTCACCTGTCTGGTGCTCATCTGGTCGGCGGTATTCACCGCCGAGCCCGACCATATCCGGAAAGTGGCCGTGTCCGAAGACCCGGGCCGCACCGTGCTTTTTATTTTTGTGCTGGTGGGCATTCTGGCCAGTCTGGTAGCTGTGGTAGCGCTGCTGCGCGCCATGCGCAACCTCCCGCCCGAGCTGCTCCAAACCAATGTGGGACTTTCTATTCTGGCCGTAGCATTTGCCTGGCTGTTGCTGCACACGCTCTTCACGCTGCACTACGCCCACCTGTACTATGCCCCCACCGATGTGGAAGAGGAAGGCGGCCTGCAGTTTCCCGGCAACACCCCCGACCCGAACTACCTGGATTTCGCCTACTTCTCCTTTACCATCGGCATGACGGCCCAAACCTCCGACATCGGCGTCAGCAGCCAGCACATCCGGCGGCTGGTTCTGGTGCACGGGCTGCTCTCCTTTATTTTCAACACGGCCCTGGTAGCTATGACCATCAGCGGGCTGGCCAGCACTTTGTAA